A genomic stretch from Nitrobacter winogradskyi Nb-255 includes:
- a CDS encoding 5-(carboxyamino)imidazole ribonucleotide synthase yields MTGSRRPTLKPGGTIGILGGGQLGRMLVLAAAHLGLKCQVFSPDPDSPAFDVVQNATCAEYADVEALELFATDVDVITYEFENVPAATAMVLAARRPVLPDHRILETVQDRLLEKNFVTGLGIGTAAYADVASAQALREAIKVIGLPAVIKTRRFGYDGKGQAIIRAGDNVDQVWDDLCTKSAVVEAFVPFEREISVIAARGADGRVECFDVTENEHHDHILKYSRAPAAIPDALAAQARDMAGKIAAALDYIGVLAVEMFVVGGASGPTLLVNEIAPRVHNSGHWTLDGASVSQFEQHIRAVAGWPLGKPVRQGSAVMTNLIGKDVLDYRKWLTVPGAAVHIYGKGPPLPGRKMGHVTEVHVTDVKGRD; encoded by the coding sequence GTGACCGGTTCCCGGCGGCCGACGCTTAAACCGGGCGGCACCATCGGAATTCTCGGTGGCGGTCAGCTCGGCCGGATGCTGGTGCTGGCGGCCGCGCACCTCGGCCTCAAGTGCCAGGTGTTCTCGCCGGACCCGGACTCCCCAGCGTTCGACGTTGTGCAGAACGCCACCTGCGCCGAATACGCCGACGTCGAGGCGCTGGAACTGTTCGCAACCGACGTCGACGTGATCACCTATGAATTCGAGAATGTCCCGGCGGCGACCGCGATGGTGCTGGCCGCACGCCGGCCGGTGCTGCCGGATCATCGTATCCTGGAAACGGTGCAGGACCGCCTGCTTGAAAAGAATTTCGTCACCGGCCTGGGAATCGGCACCGCCGCCTATGCCGACGTGGCGTCGGCGCAGGCGCTTCGCGAGGCCATCAAGGTCATCGGCCTGCCCGCCGTGATCAAGACCCGCCGGTTCGGCTACGACGGCAAGGGACAGGCAATCATTCGCGCGGGCGACAACGTTGATCAGGTCTGGGACGATCTCTGCACCAAGTCGGCGGTCGTGGAGGCCTTCGTGCCGTTCGAGCGCGAGATTTCCGTTATCGCCGCGCGTGGCGCCGATGGCCGTGTCGAATGTTTCGACGTGACCGAGAACGAGCATCACGATCACATCCTGAAGTATTCGCGCGCGCCGGCCGCGATTCCCGATGCGCTCGCCGCGCAGGCTCGCGACATGGCCGGGAAAATTGCCGCTGCGCTCGACTATATCGGCGTGCTGGCCGTGGAGATGTTCGTGGTGGGCGGCGCGAGCGGGCCGACGCTCCTCGTCAACGAGATCGCGCCACGAGTCCACAACTCCGGCCACTGGACGCTGGACGGCGCCTCCGTCTCGCAGTTCGAGCAGCACATTCGCGCCGTCGCCGGCTGGCCGCTCGGCAAGCCGGTGCGGCAGGGCAGCGCCGTCATGACCAACCTGATCGGCAAGGACGTGCTGGATTACCGGAAGTGGCTCACCGTGCCCGGCGCCGCCGTTCATATCTACGGCAAGGGGCCCCCGCTCCCCGGTCGCAAGATGGGCCATGTGACCGAGGTGCATGTGACCGACGTCAAGGGCCGCGACTGA
- the rpsU gene encoding 30S ribosomal protein S21: MQVLVRDNNVDQALKALKKKMQREGIFREMKLRGHYEKPSEKKAREKAEAVRRARKLARKKMQREGLLPMKPKPVFGAGPGAGRGGPAAGPRGPR; encoded by the coding sequence GTGCAGGTTCTCGTTCGCGATAATAATGTCGATCAAGCCCTCAAGGCGCTGAAGAAGAAGATGCAGCGTGAGGGAATTTTCCGCGAAATGAAGCTCCGCGGCCATTACGAAAAGCCCTCCGAGAAGAAAGCGCGCGAAAAGGCCGAGGCCGTGCGCCGCGCCCGCAAGCTCGCGCGCAAGAAGATGCAGCGCGAGGGCCTGCTGCCGATGAAACCGAAGCCGGTGTTTGGCGCCGGACCTGGAGCCGGGCGGGGTGGTCCAGCCGCCGGTCCTCGTGGACCGCGCTGA
- the purE gene encoding 5-(carboxyamino)imidazole ribonucleotide mutase, with the protein MTAVVAIIMGSQSDWETMRHAAETLAALGVTSENRIVSAHRTPERLFAFARGAKAEGFKVIIAGAGGAAHLPGMTAALTELPVLGVPVESRALAGVDSLYSIVQMPAGVPVGTLAIGKAGAINAALLAASVLALNDPPLAGRLEAWRKRQTDAVAEHPEESA; encoded by the coding sequence ATGACCGCCGTTGTCGCCATCATCATGGGAAGCCAGTCGGACTGGGAGACCATGCGTCACGCCGCTGAAACGCTGGCCGCGCTCGGCGTCACGAGCGAGAACCGGATCGTCTCCGCGCACCGTACCCCTGAAAGACTGTTTGCGTTCGCCAGGGGCGCCAAGGCCGAAGGGTTCAAGGTCATCATCGCGGGCGCGGGCGGCGCGGCGCACCTGCCCGGCATGACGGCGGCGCTGACGGAACTTCCGGTGCTGGGTGTGCCCGTGGAGTCCAGGGCGCTTGCCGGAGTCGATTCGCTCTATTCCATCGTGCAGATGCCGGCCGGCGTTCCGGTGGGGACGCTCGCGATCGGCAAGGCGGGCGCCATCAATGCGGCGCTGCTGGCGGCAAGCGTGCTGGCGCTCAATGACCCGCCGCTCGCCGGCCGCCTCGAAGCATGGCGCAAGCGGCAGACGGATGCGGTGGCCGAGCATCCGGAGGAATCGGCGTGA
- a CDS encoding DUF3606 domain-containing protein, producing MADDKAKRGGSDGRLIALREAYEVRYWSKKFNVTPSKLKAAVKAVGRSAKTVEGYLKLQKRATNDRALIALTQPYEVRYWAKKFKVTPARLRTAVGEVGRSAKKVGAFLAARKTVKKKTAVKKKTAAKKVKTKKVKTKTPKATKAKKSAGKRARA from the coding sequence ATGGCGGATGATAAGGCGAAGCGCGGCGGAAGCGATGGTCGATTGATCGCGCTGCGTGAGGCTTACGAGGTCCGTTACTGGTCCAAAAAATTCAACGTCACGCCGTCGAAGCTAAAGGCCGCGGTCAAGGCTGTCGGCCGTTCCGCCAAGACAGTCGAAGGCTATCTCAAGCTGCAAAAGCGTGCGACCAACGACCGGGCGCTGATCGCGCTGACCCAGCCCTATGAGGTCAGATACTGGGCGAAGAAGTTCAAGGTGACGCCGGCAAGGCTTCGCACCGCGGTCGGGGAAGTTGGACGCTCCGCGAAGAAGGTCGGTGCCTTTCTCGCCGCCAGGAAGACCGTCAAAAAGAAAACCGCCGTCAAAAAGAAGACAGCGGCCAAGAAAGTAAAAACGAAGAAGGTAAAAACGAAGACGCCAAAGGCGACGAAGGCGAAAAAGAGCGCCGGTAAGCGCGCCAGAGCATGA
- a CDS encoding YdcH family protein yields MAIQAHLAELERKHRVLESELHDALRHLSSDDLRIAELKRRKLMLKDEIERLKFSTAGTVH; encoded by the coding sequence ATGGCAATTCAGGCGCATCTCGCTGAACTGGAACGGAAACATCGCGTTCTGGAAAGCGAATTGCACGATGCTCTCAGGCACCTTTCCAGTGACGACCTGAGGATTGCCGAGTTGAAGCGCCGAAAATTGATGCTCAAGGACGAGATCGAAAGACTTAAATTCTCCACGGCCGGGACCGTCCACTAA
- a CDS encoding NAD(P)/FAD-dependent oxidoreductase, whose amino-acid sequence MDRIECVVVGAGVIGLAVARRLARAGREVIVLEAAENIGTGTSSRNSEVIHAGIYYPSGSLMARTCVSGRPALYAYCREHSIPHSMCGKLIVAATEGEVDRLQIIRAQAEANGVEDIRFLNGDEARALEPALRCVAGLLSPSTGIIDSHAFMLALRGDAERDGAAFAFHTPLSGARATPHGLEIKTGGDAPMTLVCDLLVNAAGLDAPAVARRIDGMPVERIPPAYLAKGSYFSCSVRAPFSRLIYPVPEPGGLGVHLTLDLAGQPRFGPDVEWIETPNYDVDPARATRFYPAIRRYWPDLPDDTLIPAYSGIRPKIVPPAVAAQDFMIQGPADHGLSGLINLFGIESPGLTASLAIADHVAALAAQR is encoded by the coding sequence ATGGACAGGATCGAGTGCGTTGTCGTGGGCGCTGGCGTGATCGGGCTCGCGGTCGCGCGGCGGCTCGCACGCGCCGGCCGGGAAGTGATCGTTCTCGAGGCTGCGGAGAACATCGGAACGGGAACATCGTCGCGCAACAGCGAGGTGATACACGCCGGCATCTACTATCCCTCCGGCAGCCTGATGGCGCGAACCTGCGTCAGCGGTCGCCCGGCCCTCTACGCTTACTGCCGGGAGCACAGCATTCCACACAGCATGTGCGGCAAGCTGATCGTCGCGGCCACCGAAGGCGAGGTCGACAGGCTGCAAATCATCAGAGCCCAAGCGGAGGCCAATGGCGTTGAAGACATCCGGTTCCTGAACGGCGACGAGGCCCGCGCGCTTGAGCCGGCGCTGCGCTGCGTGGCCGGGCTGCTGTCTCCCTCGACCGGCATCATCGACAGTCACGCCTTCATGCTGGCCTTGCGCGGTGACGCCGAGCGGGACGGCGCGGCGTTCGCATTTCATACTCCCCTGTCGGGCGCCAGGGCGACGCCTCATGGGCTTGAGATCAAAACCGGCGGCGACGCGCCGATGACGCTCGTCTGTGACCTGCTGGTCAATGCCGCCGGCCTTGATGCTCCGGCAGTGGCGCGCCGCATCGACGGCATGCCCGTGGAACGGATTCCACCGGCCTACCTCGCCAAGGGAAGCTATTTTAGTTGCAGCGTCCGTGCGCCGTTTTCGCGCCTGATCTATCCTGTCCCCGAGCCCGGCGGCCTTGGCGTGCATCTCACGCTCGACCTCGCGGGCCAGCCTCGGTTCGGCCCCGACGTGGAATGGATCGAAACACCGAACTATGACGTCGATCCGGCGCGCGCGACCCGGTTCTACCCCGCGATCCGGCGCTACTGGCCTGACCTGCCTGACGACACCCTGATTCCCGCCTATTCCGGCATTCGGCCCAAAATCGTGCCGCCGGCGGTGGCGGCGCAGGACTTCATGATCCAGGGGCCCGCGGACCACGGCCTGTCCGGGCTGATCAACCTGTTCGGAATTGAGTCGCCCGGCCTGACCGCATCACTTGCGATCGCCGATCACGTCGCCGCCCTCGCCGCTCAACGGTGA
- the aqpZ gene encoding aquaporin Z, giving the protein MDLRKYAAELIGTFWLTFMGCGSAVIAAAFPEVGIGLLGVALTFGLSVVTMAYAIGHISGCHLNPAVTLGLTAGGRFPAAQVVPYIIAQVIGAIAAAALLYVIASGAAGFDVAKGFASNGYGEHSPGHYNLTVSFITEVTMTAMFLFVIMGSTHGKAPAGFAPLAIGLALVMIHLVSIPVTNTSVNPARSTGPALFVGGWALEQLWLFWVAPLIGGVIGGVVYRGLSSEPEGVVAGKK; this is encoded by the coding sequence ATGGACCTCAGGAAATACGCGGCCGAACTGATTGGCACTTTTTGGCTGACTTTTATGGGATGCGGCAGCGCCGTCATCGCGGCGGCGTTTCCCGAGGTCGGCATCGGGCTGCTGGGCGTTGCTCTCACCTTCGGCTTGAGCGTCGTCACCATGGCCTACGCGATCGGCCATATTTCGGGCTGTCATCTCAATCCGGCGGTCACCCTGGGTCTGACCGCGGGCGGGCGGTTTCCGGCGGCGCAGGTGGTTCCCTACATCATTGCGCAGGTGATCGGGGCGATTGCCGCCGCCGCGCTGCTCTATGTGATCGCCAGCGGAGCGGCGGGCTTCGATGTCGCCAAGGGTTTCGCATCGAACGGCTACGGTGAGCACTCGCCGGGGCACTACAACCTCACGGTGTCCTTCATCACCGAGGTGACGATGACGGCCATGTTCCTGTTCGTCATCATGGGATCGACCCACGGCAAGGCCCCGGCGGGTTTCGCGCCGCTGGCGATCGGGCTCGCGCTGGTGATGATTCATCTTGTCAGCATTCCCGTCACCAACACGTCGGTGAATCCGGCGCGCAGCACCGGTCCGGCGCTTTTCGTCGGCGGCTGGGCTCTGGAGCAGCTCTGGCTGTTCTGGGTAGCGCCGCTGATCGGCGGTGTTATCGGCGGCGTGGTCTATCGCGGACTCAGCAGTGAGCCGGAAGGCGTCGTCGCGGGGAAAAAGTAG
- a CDS encoding YdcH family protein → MADEEDRELGAELARLQQEHRDLDAAIDALHQSPAPDLLRLQRLKKRKLQLRDRISFIEDQITPDIIA, encoded by the coding sequence ATGGCCGACGAAGAAGATCGCGAACTCGGAGCTGAGCTCGCCCGCCTGCAACAGGAACACCGCGACCTCGATGCCGCCATAGATGCGCTGCATCAATCGCCCGCGCCTGATCTGCTGCGGCTACAGCGGCTGAAGAAGCGAAAGCTGCAGTTGCGCGATCGCATCTCCTTCATCGAAGACCAGATCACCCCGGACATCATCGCCTGA